Proteins encoded within one genomic window of Episyrphus balteatus chromosome 1, idEpiBalt1.1, whole genome shotgun sequence:
- the LOC129906445 gene encoding phenoloxidase 2-like, protein MENNELKALELLFQRPLEPVFTSRDNGKAAFDVPDTFYTDRFSGVEVELQSRFGDDVDVRIPIRDIAKPNLDFAKQIGLKENFYIFIDKHKRIAGQLIKLFLDAKDRSTFISLAVYVKDRVNPMLFQYCYSIAVAHRKDTSMVPIPPVAEIFPANFIEPSLFKDARTEGSLIKNSGDRMTIDMSQNFTASDREEEQRLAYFREDIGVNMHHWHWHLVYPGEGPDEVVRKDRRGELFYYMHHQIIARYNVDRFCNGLSRARLLNNLREAIPEGYFPKILSSLNNRTFPARIAGQSLRNVERVDNTIEITEVERWADRIHQAIDQGYVVDRNNKQIPLDEVRGIDILGDLIEASALTVNRQLYGNLHNMGHNLISLAHDPDARFREDISVMGDVTTAMRDPIFYRWHSFIDQIFTKFKDLLPAYDNNQLGFNGVSVDSIAVQIRAKGTTPNTLATYWQNSDIDIGAGLDFGPNGAIYARYTHLQYAPFSYDIRVTNSGGNRKGTCRIFICPKADERGAPLRMNEIKNMAIELDKFTVTLNPGENTIRRRSSESSVTIPFERSFRRTIPSDQQTAENQAALSEFRFCGCGWPDHMLLPKGTPSGMEFDLYCMISDYTGDEVIQTNDGPSICGDAESFCGLKDKLYPDKRSMGFPFDRPISSGNLGEFTNQYPNMAITPIKIVFSNKHINRQKNRD, encoded by the exons ATGGAAAATAATGAACTAAAGGCATTGGAATTGCTTTTCCAGCGACCATTAGAACCAGTCTTCACTTCTCGAGACAATGGCAAAGCTGCATTTGATGTCCCAGATACTTTCTACACTGATAGATTTAGTGGAGTTGAAGTTGAGCTTCAGAGTCGATTTGGTGATGATGTTGATGTTAGG atcccCATTCGTGACATTGCTAAGCCAAATTTAGACTTTGCCAAGCAAATCGGATTAAAGGAGAATTTCTATATTTTCATTGATAAACATAAGCGAATTGCTGGACAATTGATAAAGTTATTCTTGGATGCCAAGGATCGTTCAACTTTTATTTCTTTGGCAGTCTATGTTAa ggACCGAGTCAACCCAATGTTGTTCCAATATTGCTACTCCATTGCAGTGGCACATCGCAAGGACACTTCAATGGTCCCAATTCCACCAGTTGCTGAAATTTTCCCAGCCAACTTTATTGAACCATCGCTTTTCAAAGATGCCCGAACGGAAGgatcattgattaaaaattctgGTGATAGG aTGACTATTGACATGTCTCAAAACTTTACTGCCTCTGATCGCGAAGAAGAACAACGATTGGCCTACTTCCGTGAAGATATCGGCGTAAATATGCATCATTGGCATTGGCATTTAGTATATCCTGGCGAAGGACCTGACGAAGTTGTTCGTAAAGATCGTCGTGGTGAACTTTTCTACTACATGCATCATCAAATCATTGCCCGATACAATGTTGATCGCTTCTGTAATGGACTTTCCCGAGCAAGGTTATTAAATAACTTACGTGAAGCCATCCCAGAAGGCTACTTCCCAAAAATTTTAAGCAGTTTGAACAACCGAACTTTCCCAGCTCGTATTGCTGGACAGTCTCTAAGGAATGTTGAACGTGTCGACAATACTATTGAAATCACTGAAGTGGAACGTTGGGCTGATAGAATTCATCAAGCTATCGATCAGGGATATGTTGTTGAC cgTAATAACAAACAAATTCCATTGGACGAAGTTAGGGGAATTGATATCTTAGGCGACTTGATTGAAGCTTCTGCACTAACAGTTAATAGGCAATTATATGGCAATCTTCACAATATGGGACATAACTTGATATCTTTAGCTCATGATCCCGATGCAAGGTTCAGGGAAGATATCAGTGTGATGGGTGATGTAACAACAGCTATGAGAGATCCAATCTTCTATCGCTGGCATTCGTTTATTGATCAAATTTTCACCAAGTTCAAGGATCTTCTTCCAGCTTATGACAATAATCAG CTTGGTTTCAATGGAGTTAGTGTAGATTCCATTGCTGTACAAATCAGAGCCAAGGGAACTACTCCAAATACTTTAGCTACTTATTGGCAAAATTCTGATATTGATATCGGTGCTGGATTAGATTTTGGACCAAATGGTGCCATCTATGCAAGATACACCCATTTGCAATATGCTCCATTTTCATATGACATTCGAGTGACCAATTCAGGAGGTAATCGAAAGGGAACATGCCGAATTTTCATTTGTCCGAAAGCAGATGAACGTGGTGCTCCGTTAAGGATgaatgaaatcaaaaatatgGCAATTGAGTTGGACAAATTTACAGTTactt TAAATCCTGGTGAAAATACTATTAGACGTCGATCAAGTGAATCTTCTGTTACCATTCCATTTGAACGTTCATTCCGTCGTACGATTCCATCAGATCAGCAAACAGCTGAGAATCAAGCTGCTTTATCTGAATTCCGTTTCTGTGGTTGTGGATGGCCAGATCATATGCTTTTGCCAAAAGGAACTCCATCAGGAATGGAATTTGATTTGTATTGTATGATTTCGGATTATACGGGTGATGAAGTTATACAAACGAATGAtgg accAAGTATTTGTGGAGATGCAGAATCATTTTGTGGACTTAAAGACAAATTATATCCAGACAAACGTTCAATGGGTTTTCCATTTGATAGACCAATTAGTTCTGGAAATCTTGGCGAATTTACAAATCAATATCCTAATATGGCAATTACACCTATTAAGATTGTGTTTTCTAACAAGCATATTAACAGACAAAAGAATAGAGATTAG